A single window of Leptolyngbya ohadii IS1 DNA harbors:
- a CDS encoding aldo/keto reductase, translating into MDTLTIGNGGLTIKPLGIGTWQWGDSLFWTYGKEYDDSSVQQAFKAALDSGLNFFDTAEVYGLGKSESLLGQFIQQTDQPVYVATKYFPLPWRFGKSAVADALTASLKRLQRDSVELYQVHQPFDFFMGQPTLMEALADEVKRGRIKAIGVSNYSAEQMRQAYELLAKQGVPLAVNQMQYSLLARQIEQNGVMKTAKELGITILAYSPLAQGLLTGKYTPENYQEPTGARKLDPRFSRKGVEKLAPVIMLLKQIGEKYDRTPAQVSLNWLIAQGNVVPIPGAKNASQSQQNAGALGWSLTQEEIDRIDQATRPHQQRFL; encoded by the coding sequence ATGGACACCCTTACGATCGGCAATGGCGGTTTGACGATTAAGCCTCTGGGCATTGGCACCTGGCAGTGGGGCGACAGTTTGTTCTGGACATATGGCAAAGAGTACGACGATAGCTCAGTCCAGCAAGCGTTCAAAGCAGCTCTCGACTCTGGGCTAAACTTCTTTGATACCGCAGAGGTCTATGGACTCGGCAAATCGGAATCGCTGCTGGGACAGTTTATACAGCAGACTGACCAGCCTGTCTATGTTGCTACCAAATATTTTCCCCTCCCCTGGCGGTTTGGCAAAAGTGCCGTTGCCGATGCCCTGACTGCCAGCCTTAAGCGACTCCAGCGGGATTCCGTCGAACTATACCAGGTGCACCAGCCCTTCGACTTCTTCATGGGACAGCCTACCCTGATGGAAGCCCTGGCAGACGAAGTCAAGCGAGGCAGAATTAAGGCGATCGGCGTCAGCAATTACTCGGCGGAGCAGATGCGGCAGGCGTATGAACTACTGGCAAAGCAGGGGGTTCCGCTGGCGGTAAATCAGATGCAGTATTCGCTGCTGGCGCGGCAGATTGAGCAGAACGGCGTGATGAAAACCGCGAAGGAACTGGGCATTACCATCCTGGCATACAGTCCTCTAGCACAGGGTTTACTGACAGGCAAATATACTCCCGAAAACTATCAGGAACCGACCGGGGCGCGCAAGCTCGATCCGCGATTCAGTCGAAAGGGCGTTGAGAAGCTGGCTCCCGTGATTATGCTGCTGAAGCAAATCGGCGAAAAATACGATCGCACGCCCGCCCAGGTGTCCCTCAACTGGCTGATTGCCCAGGGCAACGTTGTCCCGATTCCCGGCGCAAAAAATGCCAGTCAATCCCAGCAAAACGCAGGCGCACTCGGCTGGAGCCTGACCCAGGAAGAAATCGATCGCATCGATCAGGCAACCCGTCCCCATCAGCAGCGATTTCTCTAA
- a CDS encoding NUDIX domain-containing protein, with amino-acid sequence MSKNPPVLHPPIDPFVQICYPKQLKKAVRKRRRGTAIVDTPQGVLIVAGKSGRFLLPGGAAEKGESRKAATIRELQEETTLKTVSMQFLFSYRGHIRWRKTGWVRDEHKVFLVQTEGTPQPTHEIRELKFYQLGDSVRMSEATRAIIDRYLTLKPQLEQKLPEQDPLQQDPLQQD; translated from the coding sequence ATGAGCAAAAATCCTCCAGTCCTCCACCCCCCGATCGATCCATTTGTGCAAATCTGCTATCCTAAACAGCTCAAGAAAGCCGTGCGTAAACGCCGCAGGGGAACGGCGATCGTGGATACGCCCCAGGGGGTGCTGATCGTTGCTGGCAAGAGTGGACGGTTTCTGCTGCCGGGAGGCGCTGCCGAAAAAGGTGAATCGCGTAAGGCAGCCACCATTCGGGAACTACAGGAAGAAACCACGCTCAAAACCGTATCCATGCAGTTCCTCTTTAGCTACAGGGGGCATATTCGCTGGCGCAAAACGGGCTGGGTGCGCGATGAACATAAGGTCTTCCTGGTACAGACCGAGGGAACCCCTCAGCCGACGCACGAAATTCGCGAACTGAAGTTTTATCAGCTCGGCGATTCAGTCCGAATGTCCGAAGCGACCCGCGCCATTATCGATCGCTACCTGACGCTAAAACCCCAGCTAGAGCAGAAGTTGCCTGAGCAAGACCCACTTCAGCAAGACCCACTTCAGCAAGACTGA
- a CDS encoding DedA family protein → MQISYLGIVLLMVVSPVPPEVFIPLAGFMAAQGKLHLVYVVLCAVAGFLVSILPWYIAGRALGKRGWHELIEQKTGRQKIGFLAISPAKLQKVNRWFRRYGGQALLVSMMLPGLRNMMAVPAGISGMPPLTFLLYTSLGGAVWLSVLTCAGYLLGDRYELISAYFGSGTTLFLLIVGIVALSIWGIRLYLRRKATL, encoded by the coding sequence ATGCAAATCAGCTATCTCGGAATTGTGCTTTTAATGGTGGTGTCTCCCGTTCCACCCGAAGTCTTTATCCCTCTGGCGGGCTTTATGGCGGCTCAGGGAAAGCTGCACCTTGTCTATGTTGTTTTGTGTGCGGTTGCGGGTTTCCTGGTCAGTATTTTGCCCTGGTATATTGCGGGTCGTGCCCTGGGAAAGCGGGGCTGGCATGAACTGATTGAGCAGAAAACGGGTCGTCAAAAAATTGGTTTTCTGGCAATTTCTCCGGCAAAGCTACAGAAGGTAAATCGCTGGTTTCGTCGTTATGGTGGACAGGCATTGCTAGTTTCCATGATGCTACCGGGACTTCGCAATATGATGGCAGTTCCTGCTGGAATTAGCGGTATGCCCCCTCTAACCTTCCTGCTTTATACCAGCTTGGGTGGGGCGGTATGGTTGTCTGTGCTAACCTGCGCGGGCTATCTGCTGGGCGATCGCTACGAGCTAATCAGCGCCTACTTTGGTTCCGGTACAACCCTGTTTTTGTTGATTGTTGGCATAGTTGCCCTAAGCATCTGGGGAATTCGCCTTTATCTGCGGCGCAAAGCCACCCTGTAG
- a CDS encoding gas vesicle protein GvpG, whose protein sequence is MFLDLLVAPITAPLAGLSWIGNKILEQASPELNQKENLSKRLLALQLAFDMGDIGEEEFEEQEEGLLLAIQAIEDAERQLEVQG, encoded by the coding sequence ATGTTCCTTGATTTACTCGTTGCGCCCATTACTGCCCCGCTTGCCGGATTGAGCTGGATTGGCAACAAAATTCTGGAGCAAGCCAGCCCCGAACTCAACCAAAAGGAAAACCTGAGCAAGCGCCTCCTCGCCCTTCAGCTTGCCTTTGATATGGGTGATATTGGCGAAGAAGAATTTGAAGAACAGGAAGAGGGACTGCTCCTAGCGATTCAGGCGATCGAAGATGCAGAACGACAGTTGGAAGTGCAGGGTTAA
- a CDS encoding GvpL/GvpF family gas vesicle protein produces MSNGLYLYGIFPSPGPKELALEGLDKQPVQAQVVDEFVFLYSEAQQERYLASRRNLLGHERVLEQAMEHGYRTLLPLQFGLIIEGWEWVQQQLLVPQGDRLKQLLQKLEGRREVSVKVVWDSERELESLMQENQTLRAERDQLEGKSLSMDEIVRIGQAIERAMEDRKQAIAEAFRQRLSAMALETVENQAMMDGMIFNAAYLIPWEQEASFAEQVEVLDQQFNQRLRIRYNSFTAPFNFAQLN; encoded by the coding sequence ATGTCAAACGGTCTTTATTTGTACGGCATCTTTCCCTCACCGGGTCCAAAGGAGCTAGCGCTGGAAGGCTTAGATAAACAGCCCGTGCAGGCGCAGGTGGTGGATGAGTTTGTGTTCCTCTACTCCGAGGCACAGCAGGAACGTTACCTGGCGAGTCGTCGCAATCTACTGGGACATGAACGGGTTTTAGAACAGGCAATGGAACACGGGTATCGCACCCTGTTACCGCTTCAGTTTGGCTTGATTATCGAGGGCTGGGAGTGGGTACAGCAGCAGTTGCTGGTGCCTCAGGGCGATCGCCTGAAACAGCTCCTACAAAAGCTGGAAGGACGACGGGAAGTGAGCGTCAAAGTGGTTTGGGACAGCGAGCGTGAACTGGAAAGCCTGATGCAGGAAAACCAGACGCTGCGGGCAGAACGCGACCAGCTTGAAGGCAAATCCCTCAGTATGGATGAGATTGTGCGGATTGGGCAGGCGATCGAACGGGCGATGGAAGACCGAAAGCAGGCGATCGCGGAAGCATTTCGGCAAAGGCTCAGCGCAATGGCACTTGAAACGGTAGAAAACCAGGCAATGATGGACGGCATGATCTTCAATGCTGCCTATCTCATTCCCTGGGAACAGGAAGCGTCATTTGCAGAACAGGTCGAGGTGCTGGATCAGCAGTTCAATCAGCGGCTTCGCATTCGCTACAACAGTTTCACCGCGCCGTTTAATTTCGCTCAGTTGAATTAG
- a CDS encoding gas vesicle protein K: MLTANSAQLTVQSADTLPAQPVKKANAGLAPLLLTLIELIRQLMEAQVIRRMETDQLSETELERAAESLRKLEEQVVQLCEIFEIDPADLNIDLGEIGTLLPKNGYYPGATSAKPTILELLDRLMNTGVVLEGDLDLGLAQLSLIHARLRLVLTSQPIA; this comes from the coding sequence ATGCTAACTGCCAATTCTGCCCAGCTCACCGTCCAATCGGCTGATACGCTTCCTGCCCAGCCCGTCAAGAAAGCAAATGCGGGACTGGCTCCGCTGCTGCTCACTCTGATTGAGCTAATTCGTCAATTAATGGAAGCACAGGTAATTCGCCGCATGGAAACCGATCAGCTAAGCGAAACCGAACTAGAGCGGGCAGCAGAAAGTTTGCGGAAGCTGGAAGAACAGGTGGTGCAGCTCTGCGAAATCTTTGAAATCGATCCGGCTGACCTCAACATCGATCTAGGGGAAATTGGCACGCTGTTGCCTAAGAACGGCTACTATCCTGGTGCAACCTCTGCCAAGCCCACCATTCTGGAACTGCTCGATCGCCTCATGAATACGGGCGTTGTTCTGGAGGGGGATCTGGATTTGGGGCTGGCACAGCTGAGTTTAATTCATGCCAGACTGCGGCTCGTTCTCACGTCTCAGCCGATCGCCTGA
- a CDS encoding gas vesicle protein produces the protein MTLATNPQSIAPTNRQFQSATSGSSLADVLERVLDKGVVIAGDITVSVGATELLNIRIRLLISSVDKAKEMGINWWENNPFLNAQAQHQSQQLLQANQQLQSRIESLEQELRSLKAAQF, from the coding sequence ATGACCCTGGCTACCAACCCCCAATCGATTGCCCCCACGAATCGTCAGTTCCAAAGTGCGACGTCCGGATCAAGTTTGGCGGATGTTCTGGAACGAGTTTTAGACAAGGGGGTTGTGATTGCCGGAGACATTACCGTTTCCGTGGGCGCAACCGAACTGCTGAATATTCGGATTCGTTTGCTCATCTCTTCGGTCGATAAGGCAAAGGAGATGGGCATCAACTGGTGGGAAAATAATCCCTTTCTCAACGCTCAAGCCCAGCATCAGTCCCAGCAGTTGCTTCAAGCAAATCAACAGCTTCAGAGCCGAATTGAGAGTCTGGAGCAGGAATTGCGATCGCTCAAAGCAGCTCAGTTCTAG
- the gvpN gene encoding gas vesicle protein GvpN gives MTTVLRASPRRFVSTPSVERVAMRALRYLQSGFSVHLRGPAGTGKTTLALHLADLLSRPIMLLFGDDEFKTSDLIGNQSGYTRKKVVDNFIHSVVKVEDELRQNWVDSRLTLACREGFTLVYDEFNRSRPEVNNVLLSALEEKLLVLPPSHGRSDYIRVHSEFRAIFTSNPEEYCGVHATQDALLDRLITIDMPEPDESTQREIVVQKTNLDRDSAELIIQIVRTFRQKTGAEKSSGLRSGLILAKICQEHDVLVAPENPDFREVCQDILLSRAGIPLETAAKLLNDVFNEQTALQAMQQETASFMPPSRLIPRMKVELPADTAFDSAFEPIDELELDGESEGLSDLIKSADETDLESEQEPDLDMSTINSSPESVHESLIKLLNISDPAEDDLA, from the coding sequence GTGACTACAGTTCTTCGAGCTAGCCCCCGTCGTTTTGTCAGTACGCCCAGTGTGGAGCGGGTTGCCATGCGCGCCCTGCGCTATCTTCAGTCCGGCTTCTCGGTGCATTTACGTGGACCTGCCGGAACCGGAAAAACCACCCTCGCCCTGCATTTAGCGGATCTGCTGTCGCGCCCGATCATGCTGTTGTTTGGTGACGACGAGTTCAAAACCTCTGACCTGATCGGCAATCAGTCCGGCTATACGCGCAAAAAGGTAGTAGATAACTTTATCCATAGCGTGGTGAAAGTCGAGGACGAACTGCGGCAAAACTGGGTAGACTCGCGGCTGACGCTGGCTTGCCGGGAAGGATTTACGCTGGTCTACGATGAGTTCAATCGCTCTCGTCCAGAGGTCAACAACGTGCTGCTGTCTGCTCTGGAGGAGAAGCTGCTGGTGCTGCCGCCGAGCCACGGTCGCAGTGACTATATTCGGGTTCATTCGGAATTTCGCGCCATTTTTACCTCGAATCCAGAGGAATATTGCGGGGTTCATGCCACCCAGGATGCGCTACTCGATCGCCTCATTACGATCGATATGCCGGAGCCGGATGAATCCACCCAGCGGGAAATTGTGGTTCAGAAGACCAACCTCGATCGCGACAGTGCCGAACTCATCATTCAGATTGTCCGGACATTCCGCCAGAAAACAGGAGCCGAGAAATCCTCCGGGCTGCGATCGGGCTTAATTCTGGCAAAGATTTGTCAGGAACATGATGTTCTCGTTGCGCCTGAAAACCCAGATTTCCGTGAAGTCTGTCAAGATATTCTGCTATCGCGAGCGGGCATTCCCCTGGAGACGGCAGCGAAACTGCTAAACGATGTCTTTAATGAGCAGACTGCGCTTCAAGCTATGCAGCAGGAAACGGCGAGCTTTATGCCCCCGTCGCGTCTGATTCCTCGCATGAAGGTTGAACTGCCAGCCGACACAGCCTTTGATTCAGCGTTTGAACCGATCGACGAACTGGAGCTAGACGGCGAATCTGAAGGATTGAGCGACCTGATTAAATCCGCCGATGAAACCGATCTGGAATCCGAACAGGAACCGGATTTAGACATGTCAACGATCAACTCGTCTCCCGAATCCGTTCACGAATCGCTGATTAAGCTGCTGAATATTTCTGACCCAGCGGAGGACGATTTAGCATGA
- the gvpA gene encoding gas vesicle structural protein GvpA: MAVEKVNSSSSLAEVVDRILDKGIVVDAWVRVSLVGIELLAIEARVVIASVETYLKYAEAVGLTAQAAVPAN; this comes from the coding sequence ATGGCAGTTGAAAAAGTGAACTCTTCTTCGAGCTTGGCTGAAGTCGTCGATCGCATTCTCGACAAAGGCATTGTTGTTGACGCTTGGGTGCGCGTTTCCCTGGTCGGTATCGAGCTGCTGGCGATCGAGGCTCGTGTGGTAATCGCTTCGGTTGAAACCTACCTGAAGTATGCAGAAGCTGTGGGTCTGACTGCTCAGGCAGCTGTTCCCGCAAACTAA
- a CDS encoding AAA family ATPase has translation MSELFKGFEQLLELAKVLEEKIENGEIKTDVQVNARPLSSIPRQGSIPRTDIGTSRIKRNPAPGNSSDAPTSGEEPIDSSSTDAPSLTDVGGLGEVLQELREMVEIPLKRPDLLERLGLEPPKGVLLVGPPGTGKTLTARALADELGVSYIAIVGPEVMGKYYGEAESRLRSLFEKAGKSSPCLVFIDEIDSLAPDRSKVEGEVEKRLVAQLLSLMDGFAKTKGVIVLAATNRPDHLDPALRRPGRFDREVQFRVPDREGRLEILKILTRAMPLEASVDLNAIADLAVGMVGADLKAICQKAAYSALRRQVPSLKAEIPDVLTVSQEDFLQAIKAIKPSVLRSVEIESPQIGWEEIGGLESVKQTLQESVEGALLYPELYQQTGAKAPRGILLWGPPGTGKTLLAKAVAAQARANFIAVNGPELLSKWVGAAEQAVRDLFTKARQAAPCVVFVDEIDTLVPARGKFSGDSGVSDRVVGQLLTELDGLQGCPNVLLIGATNRPDALDPAMLRAGRFDLQIKIDLPDPQSRLSILQVHNADRPLENVDLENWATQTEGWNGADLALLSNQAALEAIRRHRSQGHSDPTTIRITETEFASAYDLIISQRQR, from the coding sequence ATGAGCGAACTGTTTAAGGGCTTCGAGCAGCTTTTAGAACTTGCCAAAGTCCTGGAAGAAAAAATCGAGAACGGCGAAATCAAGACGGATGTGCAGGTGAATGCGCGCCCGCTCAGCAGTATTCCCCGTCAGGGCAGTATTCCCCGTACGGATATTGGTACGAGCCGCATTAAACGCAATCCCGCGCCAGGGAATTCCAGTGATGCTCCGACTTCTGGCGAAGAACCGATCGACTCCAGCTCGACCGATGCCCCATCCCTAACCGATGTGGGTGGCTTAGGAGAAGTCCTGCAAGAGCTGCGGGAAATGGTGGAAATTCCCCTGAAGCGACCTGATTTGCTGGAGAGATTGGGACTGGAGCCGCCTAAAGGGGTGCTGCTCGTGGGACCACCGGGAACCGGAAAAACTCTGACTGCCCGTGCCCTGGCGGACGAACTGGGGGTCAGCTATATCGCGATCGTTGGTCCCGAAGTCATGGGCAAATATTACGGTGAAGCAGAATCCCGGCTGCGGAGCCTGTTCGAGAAAGCGGGCAAGTCATCTCCCTGTCTGGTGTTTATCGACGAAATTGACAGCCTCGCCCCTGATCGCAGCAAGGTCGAAGGGGAGGTGGAAAAACGGCTTGTCGCGCAACTCCTGAGCTTGATGGATGGCTTTGCCAAAACCAAAGGCGTGATCGTACTAGCAGCAACAAATCGCCCCGACCACCTTGATCCGGCACTGCGTCGCCCCGGCAGATTCGATCGCGAAGTGCAGTTCCGCGTCCCCGATCGGGAAGGTCGGCTGGAAATCCTGAAAATCCTCACTCGCGCCATGCCCCTGGAGGCATCGGTGGATCTGAATGCGATCGCCGATCTTGCCGTGGGAATGGTGGGCGCAGATCTGAAGGCAATTTGTCAGAAGGCGGCATACAGCGCCCTGCGTCGTCAGGTTCCCAGCCTCAAAGCAGAAATTCCCGACGTGCTGACCGTCTCCCAGGAGGATTTTCTTCAGGCGATTAAGGCAATCAAGCCTTCCGTGCTGCGATCGGTGGAAATCGAGTCGCCGCAGATTGGCTGGGAAGAGATCGGCGGACTGGAATCGGTGAAGCAAACCCTCCAGGAATCCGTAGAAGGGGCACTGCTCTACCCGGAACTCTACCAACAAACGGGAGCCAAAGCACCACGCGGCATTCTCCTCTGGGGACCGCCTGGAACCGGGAAAACTCTCCTGGCAAAGGCAGTCGCAGCGCAGGCAAGAGCAAACTTCATTGCGGTCAACGGACCCGAACTCCTCAGTAAATGGGTTGGTGCTGCCGAACAAGCCGTGCGCGATCTGTTTACCAAGGCTCGTCAAGCGGCTCCCTGTGTAGTGTTCGTGGATGAAATTGATACATTGGTTCCCGCCAGGGGCAAGTTTTCCGGCGATTCTGGCGTGAGCGATCGCGTCGTGGGTCAACTCCTAACCGAGCTGGACGGCTTGCAGGGATGCCCCAACGTGCTGCTAATTGGCGCAACCAACCGACCCGATGCCCTCGATCCTGCCATGCTCCGCGCCGGACGGTTTGACCTGCAAATCAAAATCGATCTGCCCGATCCCCAGAGCCGTCTTTCCATTCTTCAGGTTCACAATGCCGATCGCCCTCTAGAAAACGTCGATCTAGAGAACTGGGCGACCCAAACCGAAGGCTGGAACGGAGCAGATCTGGCACTCCTTAGCAATCAGGCTGCACTAGAAGCAATTCGCCGCCATCGATCGCAGGGACACTCCGATCCCACCACCATTCGCATCACCGAAACCGAATTCGCATCTGCCTACGATTTGATTATTAGCCAACGCCAGCGTTAA
- a CDS encoding ArsA family ATPase: protein MLHYFDSLRLVLVSGKGGVGKTTFSCGFARRWARQFPDERVLLLSTDPAHSLGDVLQMAVGDRSESVSDLPNLQVRALDAEKLLQAFKEKYGSVLELLVERGSFVQGEDLSPVWNLSWPGVDELMGILEIQRLLREQVADRVVVDMAPSGHTLNLFSLMDFLDNLLAAMGLFQQKHRCMAQTFGGAYQDDEADRFLQEMQADLMGGRQLLQNPEVTGCAIVAIPEPMSYLETYRFVQALQPLKMPIGGIIVNRISHPSQESQELLEKFITLAEPYPVLRIPVQDQEPIGGMALDHLMSLVKKADPIAVNVLPSESIALPEKLLPSFSDFIAEGRRLILVGGKGGVGKTTISAAIAWGMAAKHPDRKVRVISIDPAHSLGDALETTLGHEPMMLTENLSAQEINAHRVLDRFREEYLWELADMMSGDTGDDSLKIAYGPEAWRQIVSQALPGIDEMLSLLTVMEQLEQGEQDLIILDTAPTGHLLRFLEMPTALGDWLTWIFKLWIKYQNIAGHTELMGRLRNLRQRVMQAQKQLKNPNYTEFIGVVQSQQAIVAEAERLTQSLLEKGVSQRYIVHNRCEVGQSLPAETFREQTIVHLRPLARGNRPSAQISTQISAQIQAAASLLF, encoded by the coding sequence ATGCTGCACTATTTTGATTCGCTGCGTCTGGTTCTGGTGAGCGGGAAGGGCGGAGTGGGAAAAACCACCTTTTCCTGTGGGTTTGCGCGACGGTGGGCGCGTCAGTTTCCCGATGAGCGGGTGTTGCTGCTGTCTACCGATCCGGCGCATTCGTTGGGGGATGTGCTGCAAATGGCGGTAGGCGATCGATCAGAATCAGTGAGTGATTTACCGAATCTTCAAGTGCGGGCACTGGATGCGGAAAAACTGCTGCAAGCCTTCAAAGAGAAATACGGCAGCGTTCTGGAATTGCTGGTGGAGCGAGGCAGCTTTGTCCAGGGGGAAGACCTGTCTCCGGTGTGGAATTTGAGCTGGCCCGGAGTGGATGAGCTGATGGGCATCCTGGAGATTCAGCGGCTTTTGCGCGAACAGGTCGCCGATCGTGTGGTCGTGGATATGGCTCCCAGCGGTCACACCCTGAATCTGTTTAGCCTGATGGACTTCCTGGATAACCTGCTAGCAGCGATGGGGCTGTTTCAACAGAAGCACCGCTGTATGGCGCAGACCTTTGGCGGAGCGTATCAAGACGATGAAGCCGATCGCTTTTTGCAGGAAATGCAGGCAGATTTAATGGGCGGACGACAGCTTTTACAGAATCCAGAGGTGACAGGCTGCGCGATCGTCGCAATTCCAGAACCGATGAGCTACCTGGAAACCTATCGCTTTGTGCAGGCATTACAGCCGCTCAAGATGCCGATCGGCGGGATTATTGTAAACCGAATTTCCCATCCCTCTCAGGAGTCGCAGGAGCTTCTAGAGAAATTTATTACGCTTGCTGAACCCTATCCGGTTCTTAGGATTCCCGTTCAGGATCAGGAGCCGATCGGGGGGATGGCGCTGGATCATTTAATGTCTCTGGTCAAAAAAGCTGATCCGATCGCGGTTAACGTTCTTCCCAGTGAATCGATCGCCCTACCCGAAAAACTCTTACCGAGCTTTAGTGATTTTATTGCAGAAGGCAGACGGCTCATTCTAGTTGGTGGAAAAGGGGGAGTGGGAAAAACCACGATTTCGGCGGCGATTGCCTGGGGCATGGCGGCAAAACATCCCGATCGGAAGGTTCGCGTCATTTCGATCGATCCGGCTCATTCTTTGGGAGATGCCCTTGAGACAACGCTAGGACATGAGCCGATGATGCTGACGGAGAATTTGTCGGCACAGGAAATTAATGCCCATCGGGTACTCGATCGATTCCGGGAGGAATATCTGTGGGAATTGGCGGACATGATGAGCGGGGATACGGGAGATGATTCGCTGAAGATTGCTTACGGTCCGGAGGCATGGCGGCAAATCGTCAGCCAAGCTTTGCCCGGAATCGATGAAATGCTGTCGCTGCTGACGGTGATGGAACAGCTAGAGCAGGGTGAACAGGATTTAATTATTCTCGATACCGCTCCGACTGGACATCTGCTGCGATTTCTGGAAATGCCGACCGCTCTGGGCGACTGGCTCACCTGGATTTTCAAGCTCTGGATTAAGTACCAGAACATTGCCGGACATACGGAACTGATGGGACGACTCCGCAATTTGCGGCAGCGGGTGATGCAGGCACAAAAACAGCTTAAAAACCCGAACTACACAGAATTTATCGGCGTGGTACAGTCACAGCAGGCGATCGTGGCAGAAGCAGAACGGCTGACCCAATCCCTCCTGGAGAAGGGTGTTTCCCAGCGCTATATTGTCCATAATCGATGTGAAGTGGGGCAGTCGCTTCCGGCAGAAACTTTTCGGGAACAAACGATCGTGCATCTACGTCCCCTAGCACGGGGTAATAGACCCTCTGCCCAAATTTCTACCCAGATTTCTGCTCAAATTCAGGCGGCTGCGAGTCTTCTGTTTTAG
- a CDS encoding calcium-binding protein: MAIGLGFGFFFGNYYDYYDDFFDFPFRPINDDVIIGTDGNDDIEGTSSDDEIYGRERDDVIDGRSGDDELYGEDDEDELIGGSGDDLLVGGEDDDDLLGGTGNDRLDGGSGNDRLRGEEDNDRLFGGSGRDRLDGGTGRDTLTGGSGDDIFVVRRRGGIDRITDFVNGEDKIGLDDGLRFRDLDIISRGNNTLIRAGRDPLATLVGVAANTINGRDFTIV, translated from the coding sequence ATGGCGATCGGACTGGGATTCGGATTTTTCTTTGGCAACTATTACGATTATTACGACGACTTTTTTGATTTTCCCTTCAGACCTATTAATGATGATGTCATTATCGGTACGGATGGCAATGATGACATTGAGGGAACCAGCAGTGATGACGAAATTTACGGTCGTGAAAGGGATGACGTAATTGATGGTCGAAGCGGCGACGATGAACTGTACGGTGAAGATGACGAGGATGAATTAATCGGCGGCAGCGGGGATGATCTGCTGGTAGGTGGCGAGGATGATGACGATCTGCTGGGCGGCACAGGAAACGATCGCTTAGATGGCGGTAGCGGCAACGATCGGTTGCGGGGCGAGGAGGATAACGATCGGCTGTTTGGCGGTAGCGGCAGAGATCGGCTAGATGGCGGTACAGGGCGAGATACGCTCACAGGCGGCAGCGGGGATGATATTTTTGTCGTGCGGCGACGAGGCGGAATCGATCGCATCACGGACTTTGTAAATGGCGAGGATAAAATTGGCTTGGATGATGGTTTGCGCTTCCGCGACTTAGACATTATCTCGCGAGGGAATAACACCTTGATTCGGGCAGGTCGCGATCCGTTGGCGACTCTGGTTGGCGTTGCGGCGAATACGATTAACGGCAGGGATTTTACGATCGTTTGA